From Xenopus laevis strain J_2021 chromosome 7L, Xenopus_laevis_v10.1, whole genome shotgun sequence, one genomic window encodes:
- the ctnnbip1.L gene encoding catenin beta interacting protein 1 L homeolog isoform X1, whose product MNRDGAPGKTPEEMYIQQKVRVLLMLRKMGSNLTPSEEAFLRSYAGVVNSQLSQLPQHSLDQGAEDVVMAFSRSETEDRRQ is encoded by the exons ATGAATCGAGACGGAGCCCCCGGGAAGACTCCGGAAGAAATGTACATTCAGCAGAAGGTGCGAGTCCTTCTCATGCTGCGGAAAATGGGTTCCAAT CTCACCCCAAGTGAAGAGGCATTCCTGCGCTCATATGCAGGAGTGGTAAATAGTCAGCTCAGTCAGCTGCCACAGCACTCTCTTGATCAAG GTGCTGAGGATGTGGTTATGGCATTCTCTAGATCAGAAACAGAAGATCGAAGGCAGTAA